The nucleotide sequence CTGATTATCACAGAACAAAGGCACTGCATAGTCCACCGATTATTGTAAGTCCTTCATCAATTGTACAAGCCATGTACTTTCTTGAGCTGCAACTGTTGCTGCCCGATATTCCGCTTCTGTTGTTGATAAAGACACAGTTGTCTTCCTTTTATTGCACCATGAGATCTCTCCTGATGCAAGCATAAATACATATCCAGTAGTTGAGTGTCGAGTATCATGATCTCCTGCATAGTCAGCATCACAATAACCGCATAACTTGCAATCTTCACCTTTcttatacaaaataccatagcCAAGTGTACTTTTCACATATCTAAAGATTCGACGAACTCCTTCCAAATGAGACTTCTTTGGATTTCGCATCTAACGACTCATAACACCAACTGGGTAAGAGATGTCGGGTCTTGTTAAA is from Capsicum annuum cultivar UCD-10X-F1 chromosome 5, UCD10Xv1.1, whole genome shotgun sequence and encodes:
- the LOC107871657 gene encoding secreted RxLR effector protein 161-like, with amino-acid sequence MRNPKKSHLEGVRRIFRYVKSTLGYGILYKKGEDCKLCGYCDADYAGDHDTRHSTTGYVFMLASGEISWCNKRKTTVSLSTTEAEYRAATVAAQESTWLVQLMKDLQ